Proteins encoded together in one Rhodospirillaceae bacterium window:
- the apaG gene encoding Co2+/Mg2+ efflux protein ApaG: MYQETTRNILVSVEPTYLDDQSTPDEAHFVWKYHVRIENKGDLTVQLRNRYWRITDSLGRVQEVRGAGVVGEQPILHPGESYEYTSGTPLKTPSGIMVGTYEMESETGEMFDIVIPAFSLDSPYQSKRLN; encoded by the coding sequence ATGTACCAAGAGACCACCCGAAACATCCTTGTCAGCGTCGAGCCGACCTATCTCGATGATCAGTCAACGCCGGACGAAGCGCATTTCGTCTGGAAGTATCACGTCCGCATCGAGAACAAGGGCGACCTCACCGTGCAGTTGCGCAACCGATATTGGCGCATCACTGATTCGCTCGGCCGCGTTCAGGAAGTACGCGGTGCCGGGGTGGTCGGGGAACAGCCGATTCTGCATCCTGGCGAGTCCTACGAATACACCAGCGGGACCCCGCTCAAGACGCCGTCCGGCATCATGGTCGGAACTTATGAGATGGAAAGCGAGACCGGCGAGATGTTTGATATCGTCATTCCCGCTTTCTCGCTCGACAGCCCCTATCAATCCAAGCGTCTGAACTGA
- a CDS encoding TerC family protein, producing MIAFGQVILIDLVLAGDNAIVVGMAAAGLPAQQRTKVIMIGIAAATVMRIGFALGTTYLLSIIGLTLAGGILLLWVCWKFWRELEHQRRENRQAKLDAGEALTADEKADLKEAESALPGAPPAKTMRQAIIQIVIADVSMSLDNVLAVAGAAHEHPNVLIFGLILSVALMGLAATLIAKLLKRYHWIAYIGLAVIFYVAGDMIWRGWAEIAPMVNGG from the coding sequence ATGATCGCGTTCGGACAGGTCATCCTGATCGATCTGGTGCTGGCCGGCGACAACGCCATTGTCGTCGGCATGGCTGCGGCCGGCCTGCCAGCGCAACAGCGTACCAAGGTCATCATGATCGGCATCGCCGCCGCGACCGTGATGCGCATCGGCTTTGCCCTCGGCACGACGTACCTTCTATCCATCATCGGCCTGACACTGGCCGGCGGCATTCTGCTGCTGTGGGTGTGCTGGAAGTTCTGGCGCGAACTCGAGCATCAGCGTCGGGAAAACCGCCAAGCAAAGCTCGATGCCGGCGAAGCCCTGACCGCCGACGAGAAAGCAGATCTAAAGGAAGCAGAATCGGCATTGCCTGGCGCGCCGCCTGCCAAGACCATGCGCCAGGCCATCATTCAGATCGTCATCGCCGACGTTTCAATGTCCCTCGACAATGTGCTGGCAGTTGCCGGCGCTGCCCACGAGCATCCGAACGTGCTGATTTTCGGTCTCATCCTGTCGGTCGCCTTGATGGGTCTTGCCGCGACACTGATCGCCAAGCTCCTGAAGCGTTACCATTGGATCGCCTATATTGGCCTTGCCGTGATCTTCTACGTGGCCGGCGACATGATCTGGCGCGGCTGGGCGGAGATCGCCCCCATGGTCAATGGCGGGTAA
- a CDS encoding ATP-binding cassette domain-containing protein — translation MIRRLSLCNVELYKEGCQILGPLDCHIDSGSPVVLMGPSGSGKSTLLNWLIGALPPAFTARGQIRLDGEEIGHLPIQARRLGILFQDDLLFPHLSVAENLAFGLPPGLSTRERQVRIEAGLAEAELPGLGARDPGSLSGGERARIALLRTLLSEPRALLLDEPFAKLDAALRSRFRSLVFDRAAARNLPVLLVSHDPADAAAARGLVISLLGQG, via the coding sequence ATGATCCGCCGACTGAGTCTGTGCAATGTCGAACTGTACAAGGAAGGTTGCCAGATTCTTGGCCCGCTTGATTGTCACATCGATTCGGGTAGCCCTGTCGTGCTGATGGGCCCATCGGGCAGCGGCAAATCGACCCTTCTAAACTGGCTCATTGGAGCCCTGCCGCCGGCATTTACGGCCCGCGGGCAGATTCGACTTGACGGTGAAGAGATCGGTCACCTTCCCATCCAGGCGCGGCGCCTAGGAATACTATTCCAGGATGACCTGCTGTTTCCTCATCTCTCGGTCGCCGAGAACCTGGCCTTTGGCCTGCCGCCCGGCTTATCTACCAGGGAGCGGCAGGTGCGAATCGAGGCTGGTTTGGCGGAGGCTGAGCTACCGGGCCTCGGGGCGCGTGATCCCGGCAGCCTTTCCGGAGGTGAGAGGGCGCGCATCGCATTGCTGCGCACTCTTCTGTCCGAACCCAGGGCGCTGCTTCTCGATGAACCCTTTGCCAAGCTCGATGCTGCGCTGCGAAGTCGCTTCCGCAGCCTCGTCTTTGACCGGGCCGCGGCACGCAACCTTCCCGTGCTTCTGGTCAGCCATGATCCAGCCGACGCAGCTGCCGCCCGGGGCCTCGTGATCAGCCTGTTGGGGCAAGGTTAG
- the folE gene encoding GTP cyclohydrolase I FolE has product MPSQAEAEEAVRTLIRWAGDDPTREGLLDTPRRVVKSYREFFSGYADDPTAILTRTFSETDGYDEMIVLGTSASESHCEHHMAPIIGRAHIAYLPRKRVVGISKLARLLDCYAKRLQIQEKLTAQIANTLNDELQPRGVAVVIDASHQCMTTRGVHKAGTSMVTSRMLGAFRTDPSTRREFLAFIGLPPATIGSSS; this is encoded by the coding sequence ATGCCAAGCCAGGCTGAGGCCGAAGAGGCTGTCCGAACGCTGATCCGCTGGGCCGGCGATGATCCCACCCGCGAAGGTCTCCTCGACACGCCCCGCCGGGTGGTGAAGTCTTACCGGGAATTCTTCAGTGGCTATGCCGATGACCCCACCGCCATCCTGACGCGGACCTTCTCCGAAACTGATGGCTATGACGAGATGATCGTCCTGGGGACATCCGCTTCGGAAAGCCATTGCGAGCATCACATGGCGCCGATCATCGGCCGCGCCCATATCGCTTATCTGCCCAGGAAACGCGTGGTCGGCATTTCAAAGCTGGCTCGTCTGCTCGACTGCTATGCCAAGCGCTTGCAGATCCAGGAAAAGCTCACCGCACAGATCGCCAACACGCTGAATGACGAATTGCAGCCACGCGGTGTTGCCGTGGTGATCGACGCGAGCCATCAATGCATGACCACGCGCGGTGTGCACAAGGCCGGAACGTCCATGGTGACCAGCCGCATGCTCGGTGCCTTCCGCACCGACCCGTCGACGCGACGTGAGTTCCTCGCCTTCATCGGCCTGCCGCCGGCCACGATCGGTTCCAGTTCGTAA
- a CDS encoding ABC transporter substrate-binding protein has translation MTLGATRRDLLLGGLALSLAWPLGGRPAKADPAPASFEAALSTARGQTVYFNAWGGDQRINDYIAWAGAEVASRFGVTLQHVKLTDTAEAVTRVLAGKIAGQMDGGGVDLIWINGENFAAMKKQELLFGPIIQLLPNMHFVDPLSKPTILSDFTVPTDGYESPWGMAQLVFFHDMSRVLRPPRTLSDLLAWTKANPGRFTYPAPPDFVGTTVLKQFLLSLVPDRGPLDRPLDPKQFDAVTLPLWDYLAEITPHLWRAGLSYPASSTVQRQLLNDGEIDISMAFNPGDASSAIAQGLLPDTIRSFVLEGGSIGNTHFVAIPFNANAKAGALVVADFLLSPWAQARKQNADIWGDPTVLEMSLLSGEDRQMFAALPQGVATLAPQELGPVLPEPHPSWMVAIETRWIQLYGH, from the coding sequence ATGACCCTTGGTGCGACCCGGCGCGACCTACTTCTGGGCGGGCTCGCCCTTTCCCTGGCATGGCCGCTGGGCGGAAGGCCCGCCAAGGCCGACCCCGCACCAGCGAGCTTTGAGGCGGCCCTTTCCACCGCGCGTGGCCAGACCGTCTATTTTAACGCCTGGGGCGGCGACCAGCGCATCAACGACTATATCGCCTGGGCAGGGGCGGAGGTCGCCAGTCGGTTCGGGGTGACGCTCCAGCATGTCAAGCTGACCGATACGGCGGAAGCCGTGACGCGGGTGCTGGCCGGCAAGATCGCCGGGCAGATGGATGGCGGTGGCGTCGACCTCATCTGGATCAACGGCGAGAATTTCGCTGCCATGAAGAAGCAGGAGTTGCTGTTTGGACCCATCATCCAGCTTCTCCCCAACATGCACTTTGTCGATCCGCTGTCGAAGCCGACGATCCTCTCCGACTTCACCGTGCCGACCGATGGCTATGAATCGCCCTGGGGCATGGCGCAGTTGGTTTTCTTCCATGACATGAGTCGTGTGCTGCGGCCGCCCCGCACGCTGTCTGATCTGCTCGCCTGGACCAAGGCCAATCCCGGTCGCTTCACCTACCCAGCGCCGCCCGACTTTGTCGGCACCACTGTGCTGAAGCAGTTTCTCCTGTCGCTGGTCCCCGATCGAGGGCCCCTCGACCGACCGCTCGACCCCAAGCAGTTCGACGCGGTAACCTTGCCGTTGTGGGACTATCTTGCGGAGATCACGCCGCATCTCTGGCGCGCTGGGCTGAGCTATCCTGCCAGCAGCACCGTGCAACGCCAGTTGCTGAACGATGGTGAGATCGACATCTCGATGGCCTTCAATCCCGGTGACGCCTCTTCGGCCATCGCGCAGGGATTGTTGCCGGACACCATCCGCAGCTTCGTGCTGGAAGGCGGCAGTATCGGCAACACGCATTTCGTCGCCATTCCGTTCAATGCCAACGCCAAGGCCGGCGCTTTGGTGGTGGCCGATTTCCTGCTTTCGCCATGGGCGCAGGCGCGCAAGCAGAACGCCGATATCTGGGGCGATCCTACGGTGTTGGAAATGTCGTTGCTCTCGGGGGAAGACCGTCAGATGTTCGCAGCGCTGCCGCAAGGTGTTGCGACCTTGGCGCCTCAGGAACTCGGGCCGGTCTTACCGGAACCGCATCCAAGCTGGATGGTGGCAATCGAGACTCGCTGGATCCAGCTTTATGGCCACTGA
- a CDS encoding DUF4743 domain-containing protein, whose product MSLMDRIVSCHRHDLARYLPFVVRDVQIGFTRRDLAAELQRFPSVFQVAQDHVAVADHLDSFDYRSAAIDSVMRELRQDGFIQGWRDELFTIAAHYGAEPLFDLERAGVPLFGVKAYGVHLNGYVRRDGEIWLWVGRRAANRPIEPGKLDHLVAGGLPSGVKPFDNLIKEAAEEASLPKELARRARPCGALSYRMELDGCLRDDTIFVYDLELPADFVPRNHDGEIADFRLLPLSEVERLLAETSDFKFNVGLVIIDFLIRQSYLTPDRADYCDLALGVSRKP is encoded by the coding sequence ATGAGCCTGATGGACCGCATCGTCTCCTGCCATCGTCATGACCTTGCCCGCTATCTGCCCTTTGTCGTCCGCGACGTGCAGATCGGATTTACGCGGCGCGATCTTGCGGCCGAACTGCAGCGCTTTCCCAGCGTCTTCCAAGTGGCGCAGGACCATGTTGCGGTCGCGGATCATCTCGACAGTTTCGACTATCGTTCCGCGGCGATCGATTCCGTGATGCGCGAGTTGCGCCAGGACGGCTTTATCCAGGGCTGGCGCGACGAGCTCTTTACCATTGCCGCACACTATGGCGCCGAACCACTGTTCGATCTGGAGCGCGCCGGCGTCCCACTCTTTGGCGTGAAGGCCTATGGCGTCCATCTCAACGGCTATGTGCGCCGTGATGGCGAAATCTGGCTTTGGGTCGGGCGGCGCGCGGCCAACCGCCCGATCGAACCTGGCAAGCTTGATCATCTCGTGGCGGGGGGGCTGCCGTCCGGGGTGAAGCCGTTCGACAATCTGATCAAGGAAGCGGCAGAGGAAGCCTCGCTCCCCAAAGAGCTGGCGCGGCGCGCCAGGCCCTGCGGGGCGCTCAGCTACCGGATGGAACTGGACGGATGCCTTCGCGACGATACGATCTTTGTCTATGACCTGGAACTGCCGGCAGATTTCGTGCCGCGCAACCATGATGGCGAGATTGCAGATTTCCGCCTGTTGCCACTCTCAGAGGTCGAGCGATTGCTGGCCGAGACCAGTGATTTCAAATTCAATGTCGGATTGGTGATCATCGACTTCCTGATTCGCCAGAGCTATCTGACACCGGATCGCGCCGACTATTGCGACCTTGCCCTGGGCGTATCCCGGAAACCCTGA
- a CDS encoding site-specific integrase, translating into MATIWQRGPNQFCARVRRNGQSVTKTFESKANAQAWARITEGKVTGDEYIDRRVARKTTLGEAIRWFVRDVLPDKPKSLKTRTSQANYWLNSEYATWSLLALKPTNLLAWRRKALDEDNAEDGEPVGPDTEFSPQTCIHRLVFLQNLYSAWPLHFGVPLENPVIKGVRPRLDNHRKRRLDAALDRNGLTEEDRLYQVVDKSKSPWLGAAARIAVETAIRQAEMVSLTRNNIHLDGDHPRLYLPKTKNDKERTVPLSPEAIEAFRKLIPTDAPRNSKARVLPIETPRAIGHAFRAAVTDEDFPDLRWHDLRHEAISRLFENPKLRDQEIIAIAGHLSARTLARYTHIRAGSLAGVLAEHSEKKKADRAKRHKAWQASQRRPSAA; encoded by the coding sequence ATGGCGACAATCTGGCAACGCGGCCCCAATCAATTCTGTGCCCGAGTCAGGCGCAATGGCCAATCGGTCACGAAGACCTTTGAAAGCAAGGCAAACGCCCAGGCTTGGGCGCGGATCACTGAGGGCAAAGTCACGGGCGATGAGTACATTGACCGGCGGGTTGCCCGAAAGACGACCCTAGGCGAGGCCATCCGATGGTTCGTACGGGATGTTCTACCGGACAAACCAAAGTCCCTGAAAACACGGACATCCCAGGCGAACTATTGGCTCAATAGTGAATATGCGACCTGGTCGTTGTTAGCTCTCAAACCGACGAACTTGCTGGCGTGGCGGCGTAAGGCACTCGATGAGGACAACGCAGAGGATGGCGAGCCAGTCGGCCCAGACACGGAGTTTAGTCCTCAAACCTGCATTCACCGGCTCGTGTTCTTGCAGAACTTATACAGTGCATGGCCCCTTCATTTCGGCGTTCCGCTGGAAAACCCTGTCATAAAGGGCGTGCGCCCCCGTCTGGACAATCACAGGAAGCGCCGCCTGGATGCAGCACTCGACAGGAACGGTCTGACGGAAGAAGACCGCCTCTATCAGGTAGTCGACAAATCGAAATCGCCCTGGCTTGGTGCGGCGGCCAGAATCGCTGTTGAAACCGCGATCCGGCAAGCCGAGATGGTTTCATTGACGAGGAACAACATCCACCTCGACGGCGACCACCCTCGCCTCTATCTGCCGAAAACCAAGAACGACAAGGAACGCACGGTTCCCCTCAGCCCGGAGGCCATAGAGGCCTTTAGAAAGCTGATTCCGACCGATGCTCCTCGCAATAGCAAAGCTAGGGTTCTACCGATAGAAACACCGCGTGCGATTGGCCATGCCTTTCGCGCTGCCGTGACAGATGAAGATTTCCCTGATCTTCGTTGGCATGATTTACGGCACGAAGCCATCAGCCGTCTTTTCGAGAACCCAAAACTAAGGGATCAAGAGATCATTGCCATCGCCGGTCATTTGTCCGCCCGGACGTTGGCCCGCTACACCCATATCCGTGCAGGCTCTCTCGCGGGGGTTCTGGCCGAACATTCCGAAAAAAAGAAGGCCGACAGGGCCAAACGGCACAAAGCTTGGCAGGCAAGTCAACGCCGCCCTAGTGCCGCCTGA
- a CDS encoding OmpA family protein: protein MKALRLLAVLGAVGFLAACTTDLDRIRTTEASGGTPFTQALTTEYRDLAVFEADEMFDWRDAGYYARRGLAAAGGEVVQPEDPANRDLPADSLGEITDVRGRLLAALDGGARDNKAALAARAQARFDCWLEQQEENFQYDHISACKDELLAALAELEAAPPVAEAPAPAPNVYLVLFDFDKSNINDAAQAVVNQVVADFGANKSTAISVTGHTDRSGSDVYNEKLSERRADAVREALIAAGVPAEAITTAWKGEAENAVPTADGVKEQANRRAEIIVQ, encoded by the coding sequence ATGAAAGCATTGCGACTTCTGGCGGTTCTGGGGGCAGTTGGGTTTCTGGCAGCCTGCACGACCGATCTCGACCGTATCCGTACGACTGAAGCGAGCGGCGGTACGCCGTTCACGCAGGCGCTGACCACCGAGTATCGCGACCTGGCCGTGTTTGAAGCCGACGAGATGTTCGATTGGCGTGACGCTGGCTACTACGCCCGTCGTGGCCTGGCGGCCGCCGGCGGCGAAGTGGTGCAGCCGGAAGATCCGGCCAACCGTGACCTCCCGGCCGACTCGCTGGGCGAAATCACCGACGTCCGTGGTCGCTTGCTCGCGGCCCTCGATGGCGGTGCCCGCGACAACAAGGCGGCGCTCGCTGCCCGCGCTCAGGCCCGCTTTGATTGCTGGCTTGAACAGCAGGAAGAGAACTTCCAGTACGATCATATCAGCGCCTGCAAGGACGAACTCCTCGCGGCTCTGGCCGAACTTGAAGCCGCTCCGCCGGTCGCTGAAGCCCCGGCCCCGGCGCCGAACGTCTATCTGGTGCTGTTCGACTTCGACAAGTCGAACATCAATGATGCGGCCCAGGCCGTGGTCAACCAGGTGGTTGCCGATTTCGGTGCCAACAAGTCGACGGCCATCTCGGTGACCGGTCACACCGACCGTTCCGGCTCCGACGTCTACAACGAGAAGCTCTCCGAGCGCCGCGCTGATGCGGTCCGCGAAGCGCTGATCGCTGCCGGCGTCCCGGCCGAAGCCATCACCACCGCCTGGAAGGGCGAGGCCGAGAATGCGGTTCCGACCGCTGACGGTGTCAAGGAGCAGGCTAACCGCCGCGCCGAGATCATCGTTCAGTAA
- the argE gene encoding acetylornithine deacetylase, with amino-acid sequence MTGSFTAILERLIAFDTISARSNLALVHWIGDYLRQHKVAVEIVPAPDGQPKANLWATIGPQRDGGIVLSGHTDVVPVEGQPWSSDPFKLIETDARFIGRGTSDMKGFIALCLSLVPEMTAKPLTTPLHFAFSYDEELGCLGAPHLLKAIGQNLPRPRLAIIGEPTGMKLGVRHKGVYSFAVDITGKDGHSSQPERGLNAIGLAAEVLGEMARIYHNIRTEGPFDRSFDPPHCSYNVGTIEGGTAVNIIARHCRFLWDFRAIPGGHPDQMLKPLNAFIAQRLAELRPLIPGVDIVITPRVSAPPLVEEHDGAAEALLKHLTGANETVSLAYATEAGQFQQAGMSAIVCGPGHIAQAHQPDEFIDKEQLAAGESFLRRLIDWARVN; translated from the coding sequence ATGACCGGCAGCTTCACCGCCATCCTGGAACGCCTGATTGCGTTCGACACTATCTCGGCCCGCTCCAATCTGGCGCTGGTACATTGGATCGGCGACTATCTGAGGCAGCACAAGGTCGCGGTCGAGATCGTGCCGGCCCCGGACGGCCAGCCCAAGGCCAATCTCTGGGCCACCATCGGCCCGCAGCGCGATGGCGGCATCGTACTCTCCGGACATACCGATGTTGTGCCGGTAGAAGGACAGCCCTGGAGCAGTGACCCATTCAAGCTGATCGAGACCGACGCGCGCTTCATTGGCCGTGGCACCAGCGACATGAAGGGCTTCATCGCGCTCTGCCTCTCTTTGGTACCCGAAATGACGGCAAAACCCCTGACGACGCCGCTGCATTTCGCCTTTTCCTATGATGAAGAACTTGGTTGCCTTGGCGCCCCGCATCTCCTCAAGGCGATCGGTCAGAATTTGCCACGCCCACGCCTCGCCATCATCGGCGAGCCGACCGGCATGAAGCTCGGCGTCCGGCACAAAGGTGTCTATTCCTTCGCAGTCGACATCACCGGCAAGGACGGGCATTCCAGTCAGCCTGAGCGCGGCCTCAACGCGATCGGGCTGGCCGCCGAAGTGCTCGGCGAAATGGCGCGCATCTATCACAATATTCGCACCGAAGGCCCCTTCGACCGCAGTTTCGATCCGCCGCACTGCTCCTACAATGTCGGCACGATCGAGGGAGGCACGGCGGTCAACATCATCGCGCGCCACTGCCGATTCCTGTGGGACTTTCGCGCCATTCCCGGTGGTCATCCCGATCAAATGCTCAAGCCTCTCAATGCCTTCATTGCGCAGCGTCTTGCCGAGTTGCGGCCGCTGATACCGGGCGTCGATATCGTGATCACGCCGCGTGTGTCAGCGCCGCCGCTGGTCGAAGAACATGACGGCGCCGCCGAAGCCTTGTTGAAGCATTTGACGGGTGCCAACGAGACTGTGAGCCTTGCCTATGCGACCGAAGCCGGGCAATTCCAGCAGGCCGGCATGTCGGCCATTGTCTGCGGCCCTGGTCATATCGCTCAGGCCCATCAACCCGACGAGTTCATCGACAAGGAACAACTCGCCGCGGGCGAGAGTTTCCTGCGGCGCCTGATCGATTGGGCCCGGGTGAATTGA
- a CDS encoding DUF4743 domain-containing protein, translated as MSLLRQYHRYPAPDLTRYRKFVVAGRHVGWIKPALAAELAARGDALLSDEQALTMNPALADATARSEAMAKILADLRADGRVPGWRDELYPVNNRYGETPLLVMERAAAPLFGIMAYGVNLNGFVGRGWEMKVWVARRSPTKSVDPNMLDLIVGGGQPLDLTPAENLLKECREEAGIPESIAQRACPVSIVTLMIEAGEGLRVGKQFNYDLDLPEDFRPLNQDGEVAGFELIPVSELIHRLRSSDDFMYDIALVLIDFLIRHGFVGPEDVDYLPLIAGLRRRIPFDAMAVAP; from the coding sequence ATGAGTCTGCTGCGCCAGTACCACCGCTATCCGGCGCCCGACCTTACCCGCTATCGCAAGTTTGTGGTGGCTGGTCGCCATGTCGGTTGGATCAAGCCTGCGCTGGCGGCTGAGCTCGCCGCGCGGGGCGATGCTCTCCTGTCAGATGAACAGGCGCTCACCATGAATCCGGCCTTGGCGGACGCCACCGCGCGCAGCGAGGCGATGGCGAAGATCCTTGCCGACTTGCGCGCCGATGGCCGCGTGCCTGGCTGGCGCGACGAACTCTATCCCGTCAACAATCGCTATGGCGAGACACCGCTTCTGGTCATGGAGCGGGCCGCCGCGCCGCTGTTTGGCATCATGGCTTATGGGGTCAATCTCAATGGCTTCGTCGGTCGTGGCTGGGAGATGAAGGTCTGGGTCGCGCGCCGGTCGCCCACGAAATCGGTCGATCCAAACATGCTCGATCTTATCGTCGGTGGCGGTCAGCCGCTTGACCTGACGCCGGCCGAGAATCTGCTCAAGGAATGCCGCGAGGAAGCCGGTATTCCTGAAAGCATCGCCCAACGCGCATGCCCGGTCAGTATCGTCACCTTGATGATCGAAGCAGGGGAGGGGCTGCGGGTCGGCAAGCAATTCAATTATGACCTCGATTTGCCGGAGGACTTTCGCCCGCTGAACCAGGATGGCGAAGTTGCCGGCTTCGAACTCATTCCTGTGTCCGAGCTGATCCATCGCCTGCGCTCAAGTGATGATTTCATGTACGATATCGCCCTGGTGCTCATTGATTTCCTCATCCGTCATGGCTTCGTCGGTCCTGAGGATGTCGATTACCTGCCGCTGATTGCCGGCCTGCGCCGTCGCATCCCGTTTGACGCAATGGCGGTGGCGCCATGA